The Parafrankia discariae genomic interval ACGGGCGTGGGCGCTCACCCGCTCGTGGGGGGACCGGGCGTTCCACGCCGAAGCCGTCGCGGCCGCGATCACAGGCCGGCTCGACGGCGCCGACCCCGCGTCGTGCGTCCGCGCTCCCGGGTCGCCGGAGGAGAAGCGATGAGGACACGAGTGCCGGCACTCGGCGCTGAGGGCTGGTTCACCGAGGACGGCGGTCCCGCCCTGGTCGGCGGCCGGTGCGCCACCTGCGGCACGGTGACGTTCCCGGCCGTGACCTACTTCTGCGCCAACCCCGGCTGCGGCGGACGCGAGTTCACCCGGGCGCGGCTCGGCCCCACGGGCACGGTGTGGAGCTACACGGACCTGCGCTACCAGCCGCCGCCCCCGTTCGTCCCGGCCACCGCGCCGTACACGCCGTTCGCGCTGCTCGCGGTCGAGGTCGACGACTGCGGCCTGGTGGTCATCGGCCAGGCCGTCGCCGGAGTCGGGGTCGACGACCTGCGGGTGGGCGCAAGCGTGGAACTCGTGATCGACACACTCTTCAGCGACGACGACCACGACTACACGATCTGGAAGTGGCGCCCGAGCGAGAGGGCAAGGTGAAAGACGTTGAGTGACGTTGTCGTGGCGGGCGTCGGGATGACCGCGTGGGGCAAGTGGGGCCGGAGGTTCGTCGAGTACGGCGTCGAGGCCGCGACGGAGGCGCTCGCCGACGCCGGCCTCGACTGGCCCGACGTGCAGTTCGTCGCCGCCGGTGAGACCGTCCGCAACGGATACGCCGGGTATGTCGCCGCCTCGTCGATCGCGCAGGCTCTGGGCTGGTCCGGTGCGCAGCTCGCGACCGCCTACGGCGCCTGCGCGTCGGGAACGATGGCGATCGACATCGCCCGGGCCCGGATCCTCGCCGGCTTGTGCGACGTCGCGCTGGTCGTCGGGGCCGACACCACCCCCAAAGGCTTCCTGGCCCCCAACGCCGGTGACCGCCCGAGCGACCCCGACTGGCTGCGGTTCCGACTGCTCGGAGCGGCGAACCCGGTGTACTTCGCCTTCATGGCCCGCCGGCGGATGGACCTCTACGGCGCCACCCAGGAGGACTTCGCCGCGGTCAAGGTGAAGAACTCCCGGCACGGGCGGGCCAACCCGCGCGCCCGGTACCGCAGGGAGGTCACCGTCGAGGAGGTTCTCGCCTCGCCCGTCGTCTCCGACCCGCTGCACCTGCTCGACATCTGCGCGACGTCCGACGGCGGTGCGGCGCTGGTGCTGGTGAGCGAGGCCAAGGCCCGGCAGCTCGCCGGAGCGTCGCCCGCGGTTCGCCTTCGAGGGGTCGCCAGCATCACGCCGAGGTACCCGAACACCGTGCTCGAGCTTCCGAACATCTCCGCCGACTCGTCCCTCGTCGTCGCTCCCCCGCCGCGCGGCTACATGGACTCCATCGCCGACGCGGCGTACGAGCAGGCCGGCATCGGGCCGGACGACATCGACGTCGCCGAGGTGTACGACCTGGCGACGGCGATCGAGCTCGACTGGTACGAGCATCTGGGCTTCTGCGCGCCGGGAGGGGCCGAGAAGCTGCTGCGCGACGGTGAGACCGCGCTCGGCGGACGGATCCCGGTGAACCCGAGCGGTGGGCTCGCCTGCTTCGGGGAGGCGGTGCCGGCGCAGGCCATCGCACAGGTCGGCGAGATCACCTGGCAGCTTCAGGGGCGGGCGACCGGCCGCCAGGTGAGCCGAGCCCGTACGGGCCTCACCGCGAACAAGGGCCTGTTCGGTCATGGTTCGGCGGTCGTCCTGAGCACCTGAGCGGGAACGGGAGACCCGGTCCCCGTCCGACCAGGGGGCGGGAGAGCCCGGCGACGCCAGGCCAGGCCACGCCCGCTCGGGCCGCGGCTCGGGGAACGGGCCTCGCCGGCGACGGGAATCACCGTCGCCGGAAAACACCTCGACAATAACGGCGACCACGCCCACCGGGCAGGGGTCGATACCCTCGGCCAACACCGCCGTGGCGTTCCGGACCGTCGTGTCGTCCCGCCTTCCGTCACTCCGGAAAGGTCACGGGTTTCGTCGGCCGCGCAGGCGGAACCCGTCGCGATCCCCGCCGCCCGCCCGGCTGGCGGGCGCGACACGAGAACACACCCGTGTCACCTGGGCGGCGAATCTCCCCACCAGGGATCAATGACGGGTCCCGAAGATGCTATGGTTGCCAACTATCGTATGGCCGACTAAACTCGGGCTATCCACGGCGCTCGGCAGCGGCTGAGTCGGGAATCTTCGCACGCGAGGTGGCCATGCTCAAACTTTTCAGCGCGGACGATCATATTATCGAGCACGCTCGGGTATGGCAGGACCGAGTGCCCGCGAAGTTTCTCGAGGCGGCGCCGCGGGTGATCGAAGAGGACGGTCGCGAGTACTGGATATACAACGGTGTTCGTGGCGAAACCATGGGCCTGAATGCCGTCGTCGGCCGTCCCCGCGATCAGGTCAATCTTGATCCCGTCCGGTTCTCGGACATGCGGCCGGGCTGTTACGACCCGGCCGAGCGCGCGAAGGACCTGCTTTCCGACGGCATCTTCGCCTCGGTGTTGTTCCCGACGCTTCCACGGTTCTCCGGCACACTGTTCCTGACGTTCGACGACAAGGAACTGGCCGATGCCTGCGTCCGCGCGTACAACGACTTCATCATCGACGAATGGTGCCCGGGAGGACCGGCCGGCCTGTATGTGCCGACCATAATCTGCCAGCTGTGGGATCCGGAACTGGCGGCCAGGGAGATCCACCGCTGCGCCGATCTCGGCGCCCGGGCGATTTCCTTCCCCGAGAACGCGGTGCCCCTCGGCCTGCCCTCCTACTGGAACTCGTTCTGGGATCCGATCTGGCGGGCCTGCGAGGAACGCGACATCGTCATGTGCCTCCACATCGGCACCAGCACGTGGCGGCCGACGCCCTCGCCGGACGCACCCGAAGTACTGACCTTCTCCCTCCATCAGGTCGGATCCATCATGTCGTCGGTGAACCTCATGATGAGTCCGGTGTGCCGCAAGTTCCCGGGCCTGAAGTTCGTGTTCTCGGAGGGCGGCATCGGCTGGGTTCCGAACGCCCTGGAGCGAGCGGACCGTTTCTGGGTGCGGCACGGGGTCTACAACGGCACCGACGACATCCTCCCGTCGGAGATCTTCCGGCAGAACATGTACCTCTGCATGGTCGAGGAACCGATCTGCCTGCGGTACCGCAACGACATCGGCATCGACCGGATCATGTGGGAGTGCGACTACCCGCACAATGACACCACCTGGCCGGAGAGCCAGACATCGGCGGCCATGACGTTCGAGGAAGCCGGCTGCAACGACGAGGAGATCGAGGCGATCACGCACGGGAACGCCGAGCGGATCTTCAACTGGACGATGGCGCGGGACAATGCACCGGTGGGCTGAGCCGCCGTCCGGGCCGGTGCCCGCCCACGACGCCGAGCCGGGAACCCCGAGCCCGTGGCTCGCCTGAGTCCGGTCGCGCGCGGCGACGCGCCCGCCCACGTTCAGGCGATCTACGACGACGTCTTCTCGCCGGGCCGTGACCCGGTCGCCGAGCCGGGCACGGCGACCGGGTCCGCGGGCGACTTCTGGACCGTCCTCGCCAACGTGCCCGAGATCATCGTGCACGCCAGGACCTTCGCCAACGACTTCGTCCGGTCGAACGCACGCGAGCTGACCCGTTCCCAACGCGAGCTGGTGATCGTCCGCGCGGCCTTCAACATCGAGAGCAAGTTCGAGTACTCACAGCACCGCAAGTTCCTGCGGGCCACCGGCTATCCCGAGAACAAGGCGGCCGAGATCCCGGTGTGGACCACCTCGACCGTCTTCGCCCCGGACGAGCGCGCCCTGCTCGGCCTGGCCGACGAGATCTCGCTGGGCCGCGGCCGTTCCCAGGACGCCACCTACGAGCGGCTCCGCGAGCACTTCCCCGAAACCGCGGTCCTCGAGGCCGCCTACATCGCGGCCCAGTACGTGATGTTCGGGCTGCTGTGCCGCTCGCTGCGGCTGGAGTACGACGCCACTCCCGAACGCTGTGAGGAGGTGTCGTCGAGTTGACCAGCGAGACCGCGGCGGCATTACGCCTGCCGGTCATCGAGTACCTCGCCGAGCACGGTGACCGGCCGTGCTTCTTCTTCGAGGGCACGACGATCACCTATCGGGAGGTCCTCGGATCGATCTACCGCTGTGCGCGCGCGCTGCTGACGGCCGGCGTCCGGCCCGGGGACGGTGTCGCCATCCTGTCCGGGAACCGCCCCGAACTGTTCTACGTGCGGACAGCCGCGCAGTTGATCGGCGTGCGCACGACGGCGCTCCATCCGCTCAGCTCGGTCGACGACCACACGTTCGTTCTGCGGGACGCCGAACTGGACGGAGTCGTCTTCGATCCCCGGTACGAGGACGTCGTCCGCACTTTGAACGGTCGGACACCGCTGCGAACCGTCGCGGCCCTGGGCCCGGCGGGGATCGGATTCGACCTGGTCGCCGCGGCCTCGGTCGAGGCGCCGGAACCGCCCGAGCCCGGACCGGTCCGGGTGCCCCGGGCCCTCGTGTACACCGGGGGTACGACCGGCCGGCCGAAGGGCATCGTCATGTCGCCCGCCGCCCAGGCGTTCGCCACGGCGACGATCACGGAGTTCTGGCAGTGGCCGGACGAGATAACCATCCTCCTGTCGACGCCGCTGAACCACGCCGCCGGAACGGTGCTGCCGCCGACCTTCGCCCGCGGCGGCTCGGTCGTCCTCCTGCCGAGCTTCACCTCCGAAGCCTGGCTCGCGGCGGTGGAGCGCCACCGCGTGACGACGGCGCTGATCGTACCGACGCAGCTCTACCGCATCCTGGACGACCCGTCCCTGGCGGACCGGGATCTCACCAGCCTGAAAACCATCTTCTACGGTGCCGCCCCGTGCTCGCCGACCCGGCTGGCCGAGGCGCTCCGGGTCTTCGGCCCGTTGTTCTTCCAGTTCTACGGACAGACCGAGGCGCCCATGACCGTGACCGTCCTCCGGAAGGAGGAGCACGATCTGAGCGTGCCGGAACGGCTGTCGTCGTGTGGACGACCGGTGCCCGGCATCGAGGTCCGCCTGCTCGACGACGACGGTGTCCCCGTCGCGCGCGGCCAGCCCGGAGAGATCTGCGTACGCGGGCCTCTCGTCGCCCTGGAGAGCTACCGGAACCGTCCGGCCGACACGGCGGCGGCGCTCGCGGGAGGCTGGCTGCACACCGGCGAGGTGGCGACCGAGGACGAGCAGGGGTTCCTTTATATCGTCGACCGCAAGAAGGACATGATTCTGTCCGGCGGGTACAACATCTACCCGCGGGAGATCGAGGACTGCCTCGGGGCTCATCCGGCGGTCCGCGAGGTGGCCGTCATCGGCGTTCCCGACGACCGGTGGGGCGAAGCCGTGAAAGCACTCGTCGTCCGCCGGCCCGACCATGACGACGTCACCGAGAACGAGCTGATCAAGTTCGCGAAGGAACGGCTGGGCTCGCTGCACGCGCCGAAGTCACTCGACTTCGTCGACACGATTCCCCTGAGCCCGCTGGGCAAAATCGACAAGAAGGCACTACGCGAGAGGCACTGGGGGAATCGAGCCCGCAGGGTGAACTAGCGATCGGTCAAACGGAGCCGGGCCGGCCCTGGCGTCACACGGAAGGAGACCTCCAGCGGAGGATCTCGCGCAGGAGCCGTGCTCGTGACGCGCACGGCTCGCGACAGCGGGTGATCACACTCGCGGATGCCGCCCGAACTGGCCGGCGGCCAGTTCGGGCGGCGCTAGGAGACAAGATGTCGATACAGATACCGTCGGCGGCGGAGAACAACCAGATCGGCGACGCGCTGGGCGGCCTCGTTCTCGATCATGCCGGCATGGCCGTCGTGGACGCGGTCGCGACGGCCCGAACCCTGGCGGCCGTGTTCGGTGTCAGGCAGTGGCGGCGCATGGTTTTCCGCACCGAAGCGGTGTACCGCGGGACGCCCGAGACGGTCGGCGGAACGGTGCTGACCGGCTCGCTGGGCCCGATCAAACTCGAACTGGTACAGCCGACCGAGGGGCACTGGACGGCGGCCGACGTACTGCGAGAACGCGGCGAATGCCTGTACCACCTGGGCTTCCGCACCGGTGACCTGAAAACCGTCCAGGCTGGGAGCGCGAACGCCGGGCTGGTCTCGATGCTTACCGGCCTCGACGCGGGCGGTACCGCCTTGTTCGAGTATCTTCAGCCGACGGATCTGCCCAACCTGACGATCGAAGTCGTCGGTCCGGAGATTCCGGAGGGCTTCGTCGTCGAGTCGGAGACACTGCGGTTCCCCGCCGGCTGAACGGAGCCAACGGCCCGGACGACATCGTGATCACCGAACCGGGCGCCGCCGCCCCCGACGCGGTGGCCGGATCCGGCGGAGCGCGGCTTCTCGCATCTGCCGTCCCGCCGCCGCGGAGGCGCGCGTGTCCGAGTGAGCGGACGAGGGGACCGTCTCCGTCGACGGTCCCCTCGTCCGCTCCGGCGCTGGGATGCCCTCGCGGGCCCGGCGGACGTGCGGATCGCGATCATCTGCGACAACTACGCACCGCACCTGTCGACCCGGGTCGATGGGCGGGTCGGGGCGTGGGCGGCGACGAGCAACGTTGAGATCGCCCACACCCCGGCGTACTCGAGTTGGCTCAACCGGATCGAGGCCCAGTCACCGCCCTGCGCTACTTCGCGTTGGACGGCACCGACCACCGCGACCACCGGGCCCAAGCCAGCATGATCCGCCGGTACACCATCGGGCGGAACAGGCAGGCAGCCGACAGGCAGCCACGCCAGGTCGTCGACAGGCGAACGTGGCCTGGCGCGGCACTGGCTCCGCTCAGGTGGGAACCCGCACGGGGATCTCCTCGCCCTGCCTCGGCGGGACCATGCGCGTCCTGCCGGTACGGAACGTGATCAGTACTTTCGCGCCCTCCGGGCCCACCGTGATCGGCCCGTACACCGTTCCCGCGCGGACGATACGCACATCACCTTCGGTGTACCACTGATGATCAACCTGCTGAGATCCTGCCATGATGACCTCGAGGTAGTCGCTGTCGTGCGTGTGGGCCCCGACCCGGGTGTTCGGCTCGAACTCGGCGAGCACGACGACCGGAGCCTCGTCGTTATCAGGTTCGCCGACGACGAAAGTGGCGGCGAGTACGCCGTTACGGGAACTCCACTCGATCTCGTCGTTCTTGACCGAAACCTTTGGGCGGTGCAGACCGATCCTTCTCATGACGGGAACCCCTTCGCGGGTTGGCCGGGATCTGTCGGAGGAGTCCGAACAGAGATCTGGGTTCGACGGGGGCGGTACCGCCCCTACACGGCCACGTCACGGATGAGTTTCGGTAGCTCTCGTTCGAGCTCCTCGACCGACCAGCCGTCCAGGGCGACGCCCTCGCCGCGCTCCCACCACAGCTCCCGCAGCCGGATCGCCGCGTCGGCGGTGAAGGCGACCGGTCCGAGGTGGAAGATCCGGCCGCTGATCCCGGCCGCGGCGTCGGAGGCCAGGTAGACGACCAGCGGGGTGTTCTGATGGGGACCGAGATGCTGGATCGTCGCCTCGTCCTCCTCCCGCACCGTGCCGGTACGAAAGAAGAAGATCCGCGACTGGCGGGTGATCGCCAGCGGCGACACCGCGTTCACCGTGATCCCGTACTGCTCGCACTCGGCCGCCGCGGTCGCGGTGAAGGACGCGACCGCTATCTTGGCCGCGCTGTAGATCATCATTCCGCCGATACCGGTAAAACTGGAGATGGTGTTGATGATCCGCCCTGGGTGCCCGGCCGCGCGCATCGCGTTCACCGCGGCGCTGGTCGTGCCCATCGTCCCTCTCACGTGGACGCCGAACTCCGCGTCGAACCTGTCGTCGTCCAGGTCGAACGTGGTCGACTCGTTCCACGTCCCGGCGTTGTTGACGACGATGTCGATGTCTCCGTAGCGGTCGATCACCTTGTCGATCAGTTCCTTGCCCGCGGCGATGCTGCCGATGTCGGTGTTGTCGGCGATCGCCTCTCCGCCAGCGGCGACGATGTCGTCCACCACCTCCTGGGCGACGTTCGCGGGCGGACGCGACCGGTCCAGCCCCCTGCCACCCTCTCCACTGACAAGATCAAGACCGACGTCGTTGACGACCACCCTGGCCCCCGCCTCGGCCAGCCCCAGCGCGTGCGAGCGGCCAATGCCCCGGCCCGCGCCGGTAACGACCGCGATCTTTCCGTCCAGACTCCCCATGACGAGTCTTTCCTTTCCTTGTCTCGATGCTTGTCTCGGCTCGATTCGATGCCCGGGTTCGAGGCCCGGGTTCGAGGCCCGGAGACTCGACGTCTCCCGCTGACCGCCCGCCGTACACCCCGGGACTTCTCGTCGTTTCCGGCGCCCCCGTTTCCGGAACCCTCCGTTCTCGGTTGCCGCACGCGTCGCGCGTGCGGCACGTGCCGCACGCGCGACGTCGGCGCACGCCCCGGCTACCGGCTCGCAACCGGCCGATCGGCCCTCACGGACCACCGGACAGGCCGTGCGTCGCGGACCGGCCGAACTCGGGTGTCTCGCCGAGGTATGCACGCTGGATGCGTGACATGTCAGCGAGCAACGACGCGGCCGGCGCCTCGAGCGCCACGGTGCCGTGCACGAGGACGGTCGCCCGGTCGGCGATGCCGAGCGCCAGACCCACGTGCTGCTCGACGAGCAGCACCGCGGCGCCGGTCTCGGTGGCCACCCGCCGCACTATGGGCAGGAGCTGCTGCACGATCACCGGCGCGAGCCCCATGCTGAGCTCATCGATGATCAGCACCTTCGGTCGCTGCATCAGGGCGCGGCCCATGGCCAGCATCTGCTGCTCTCCGCCGGAGAGCATGCCGGCGCGGACGTCCAGGCAGCGGTGGAGCGCCGGGAAGTAGGAGAGCACCTCGTCGAGGCTCGGGCCGTCCTTTCGCCGGCCCAGGCTCAGGTTCTGCAGCGTGGTGAGCGTCGTGAACAGCGCGCGGTCGTCGGGCACCAGCACCAGGCCACGCCGGGTCAGCGCGACCGGGTTGCCGTTCGGAGTGTCACCGCCGCCGATCCGCACCTCGCCCGCAAGGCGCGGCAGCAGCCCGGCCAGCGTCAGCATGACCGTCGTCTTGCCGGCTCCGTTCGGGCCGAGCAGGGCGACGACCTCCCCCGGACCGATCGTGAGGGAGAAGTCGCGCACGACCGGTTTGCCGTCGTATCCGGCGTCGAGCCCCGTGCACTGCAGCAACCCGCTCATGGGTACCGCTCCTCTGGTGGTGGCCGCACGACCGGGCGCGCGGCGGAGGTGTCGCGCGTGCCTGGACGCGGCCCCGCGCGGTCAACTGGTCGGGCTGGTCATGAGGCCACCACCTGGTCGGGGACGGCTCCCAGATATGCCTCCGCGACCCGCGGGTCGTCCCGGATCTCGGCCGGAGGCCCCGACGCGATGAGCGCACCGAGGTCGAGCACATGCACGACGTCGCAGATGCCGAGAACCAGACTCATGTCGTGATCGATCATCACGATGGTGATTCCCTGGTCTCGCGCGGCCTTCAGCCGCTCCCCCAGCCACTGGGTCTCGTCGCTGTCCAGGCCGCTCGCCGGCTCGTCGAGCAGCACGACACGCGGCCGGCCGGCAAGCGCTCTGGCCACCGACACCAGCTGGCGGTATCCCGCCGAGAGCTCGCGCACCGGCCGTTGGCGAACCCCCGCCAGGTGCAGGGCGTCGAACAACGCCTCCAGATCGCCCCGGCCGACCTGGAGATGGTCACCGCCGTGCCGGGCGGCCTCCTCGCCGACGCTGACGTTCTCCTCGACGGTCAGGTCCTCGTACAGCTCGATCCCCTGGAAGGTGCGCCCGAGGCCGGCCCGGACCCGCTGGTGCGGTCTGAGCCCCTGCAGATCCAGCTGCTCGAACGTCACCGTGCCGGCCGAGGCCACGTACCCGCTCACCGCGTCAAGGAGCGTTGTCTTGCCGGCGCCGTTCGGGCCGATGAGGCCGACGATGGTGCCCGCCTCGACGTCGAACGACACGTCGTCGACCGCCACGATGCCGCGGTAGCGGACCGTGAGACCACGGACGGAAAGCACGACCTGGTTGGCATCGGCTGCCGGTGCCGCCACGAGTCGGGGCACGGCGGCGGGACGCAGGTCGGCCTCGCCTGTCTCCTCCGGTCGGACCGGTGCCCGCCTCCGGGAGCGCAGCCAGGCGACCAGCCGGTGCAGGTCGCCCGCCAGGCCCTCCGGCTTGAGGATCACGTTGACGACCAGCAGCGCCCCGGCGAGCACCGTGTACCAGTTACCGAGATCCAGGTTGCGGTCCAGCACCACGTAGAGGACGCCGCCGCTGGCGATGGCCCCGGCGAGGACGCCGCCGCACACCGAGGTGATCCCGGCGAGGAACACGGTCGCGAAGAGCCCGAGCCCGGTGATCGAGTCGAACGTCGACGGAATCGCCGACTGCTGCAGGTAGGCGAGCAGACAGCCGCCGAGGCCGGCGATGTACGCGGCGATGGCGAAGGCGGCGATCTTCGTACGCGCGACGTCGATACCCGCCGCCGCGGCCGATCTCTCGTTGGCCTTGACCGCGGCCATGGCCGCACCCAGCCGGCTGCGACGCAGCACGGCGACACCGACCGCCACGAGGGAAAGGACGACGAGGCACAGGAATCCAAACGCCAGCCGGTTGGACATGACACCCACGCTGAACTTCACACCGAACAGCGAGGGGGTCGAGATCGGCGCCCCGTTGAATCCTCCGTTGAAATCCGGGTTGTTGAACCAGAATGCCTGGAGGGTCACGGCGAGCGCGAGCGTCACGACGGCCACGGGTAAACCCCGGATACGCAACGCGGGCAGCCCCACCACCACGCCGACGAGGGCGGCGACGCCGGAGGCGAGCAACGGGGCGATCGGGAACGGAACGCTCCACTGCCCCGCCAGACGGGCCAGGGCGAACGCGCCGACGCCGGCGAGTGCCAGCTGGGCGAAGGAGATCTGGCCGGCGTACCCGCTGACGACCACCAGGGAGAGCGCGATCACCCCGAAGATGAAGGTGGTGATGACCGCCAGCCGATAGCTGCCGGTGGTCAGGAGCAGG includes:
- a CDS encoding Zn-ribbon domain-containing OB-fold protein, with the protein product MRTRVPALGAEGWFTEDGGPALVGGRCATCGTVTFPAVTYFCANPGCGGREFTRARLGPTGTVWSYTDLRYQPPPPFVPATAPYTPFALLAVEVDDCGLVVIGQAVAGVGVDDLRVGASVELVIDTLFSDDDHDYTIWKWRPSERAR
- a CDS encoding lipid-transfer protein, which encodes MSDVVVAGVGMTAWGKWGRRFVEYGVEAATEALADAGLDWPDVQFVAAGETVRNGYAGYVAASSIAQALGWSGAQLATAYGACASGTMAIDIARARILAGLCDVALVVGADTTPKGFLAPNAGDRPSDPDWLRFRLLGAANPVYFAFMARRRMDLYGATQEDFAAVKVKNSRHGRANPRARYRREVTVEEVLASPVVSDPLHLLDICATSDGGAALVLVSEAKARQLAGASPAVRLRGVASITPRYPNTVLELPNISADSSLVVAPPPRGYMDSIADAAYEQAGIGPDDIDVAEVYDLATAIELDWYEHLGFCAPGGAEKLLRDGETALGGRIPVNPSGGLACFGEAVPAQAIAQVGEITWQLQGRATGRQVSRARTGLTANKGLFGHGSAVVLST
- a CDS encoding amidohydrolase family protein; protein product: MSPGRRISPPGINDGSRRCYGCQLSYGRLNSGYPRRSAAAESGIFAREVAMLKLFSADDHIIEHARVWQDRVPAKFLEAAPRVIEEDGREYWIYNGVRGETMGLNAVVGRPRDQVNLDPVRFSDMRPGCYDPAERAKDLLSDGIFASVLFPTLPRFSGTLFLTFDDKELADACVRAYNDFIIDEWCPGGPAGLYVPTIICQLWDPELAAREIHRCADLGARAISFPENAVPLGLPSYWNSFWDPIWRACEERDIVMCLHIGTSTWRPTPSPDAPEVLTFSLHQVGSIMSSVNLMMSPVCRKFPGLKFVFSEGGIGWVPNALERADRFWVRHGVYNGTDDILPSEIFRQNMYLCMVEEPICLRYRNDIGIDRIMWECDYPHNDTTWPESQTSAAMTFEEAGCNDEEIEAITHGNAERIFNWTMARDNAPVG
- a CDS encoding carboxymuconolactone decarboxylase family protein, translated to MARLSPVARGDAPAHVQAIYDDVFSPGRDPVAEPGTATGSAGDFWTVLANVPEIIVHARTFANDFVRSNARELTRSQRELVIVRAAFNIESKFEYSQHRKFLRATGYPENKAAEIPVWTTSTVFAPDERALLGLADEISLGRGRSQDATYERLREHFPETAVLEAAYIAAQYVMFGLLCRSLRLEYDATPERCEEVSSS
- a CDS encoding AMP-binding protein produces the protein MTSETAAALRLPVIEYLAEHGDRPCFFFEGTTITYREVLGSIYRCARALLTAGVRPGDGVAILSGNRPELFYVRTAAQLIGVRTTALHPLSSVDDHTFVLRDAELDGVVFDPRYEDVVRTLNGRTPLRTVAALGPAGIGFDLVAAASVEAPEPPEPGPVRVPRALVYTGGTTGRPKGIVMSPAAQAFATATITEFWQWPDEITILLSTPLNHAAGTVLPPTFARGGSVVLLPSFTSEAWLAAVERHRVTTALIVPTQLYRILDDPSLADRDLTSLKTIFYGAAPCSPTRLAEALRVFGPLFFQFYGQTEAPMTVTVLRKEEHDLSVPERLSSCGRPVPGIEVRLLDDDGVPVARGQPGEICVRGPLVALESYRNRPADTAAALAGGWLHTGEVATEDEQGFLYIVDRKKDMILSGGYNIYPREIEDCLGAHPAVREVAVIGVPDDRWGEAVKALVVRRPDHDDVTENELIKFAKERLGSLHAPKSLDFVDTIPLSPLGKIDKKALRERHWGNRARRVN
- a CDS encoding VOC family protein, with translation MSIQIPSAAENNQIGDALGGLVLDHAGMAVVDAVATARTLAAVFGVRQWRRMVFRTEAVYRGTPETVGGTVLTGSLGPIKLELVQPTEGHWTAADVLRERGECLYHLGFRTGDLKTVQAGSANAGLVSMLTGLDAGGTALFEYLQPTDLPNLTIEVVGPEIPEGFVVESETLRFPAG
- a CDS encoding cupin domain-containing protein, producing MRRIGLHRPKVSVKNDEIEWSSRNGVLAATFVVGEPDNDEAPVVVLAEFEPNTRVGAHTHDSDYLEVIMAGSQQVDHQWYTEGDVRIVRAGTVYGPITVGPEGAKVLITFRTGRTRMVPPRQGEEIPVRVPT
- a CDS encoding SDR family NAD(P)-dependent oxidoreductase; the encoded protein is MGSLDGKIAVVTGAGRGIGRSHALGLAEAGARVVVNDVGLDLVSGEGGRGLDRSRPPANVAQEVVDDIVAAGGEAIADNTDIGSIAAGKELIDKVIDRYGDIDIVVNNAGTWNESTTFDLDDDRFDAEFGVHVRGTMGTTSAAVNAMRAAGHPGRIINTISSFTGIGGMMIYSAAKIAVASFTATAAAECEQYGITVNAVSPLAITRQSRIFFFRTGTVREEDEATIQHLGPHQNTPLVVYLASDAAAGISGRIFHLGPVAFTADAAIRLRELWWERGEGVALDGWSVEELERELPKLIRDVAV
- a CDS encoding ABC transporter ATP-binding protein, with amino-acid sequence MSGLLQCTGLDAGYDGKPVVRDFSLTIGPGEVVALLGPNGAGKTTVMLTLAGLLPRLAGEVRIGGGDTPNGNPVALTRRGLVLVPDDRALFTTLTTLQNLSLGRRKDGPSLDEVLSYFPALHRCLDVRAGMLSGGEQQMLAMGRALMQRPKVLIIDELSMGLAPVIVQQLLPIVRRVATETGAAVLLVEQHVGLALGIADRATVLVHGTVALEAPAASLLADMSRIQRAYLGETPEFGRSATHGLSGGP
- a CDS encoding branched-chain amino acid ABC transporter permease/ATP-binding protein is translated as MSQHFAYLLLGLGSGGVYAALAMALVVTYRSSGVVNFATGAISLYTATTYAYLREGQFVVPIPGLPAKVDLPWNSLAFVPAAALALATAAVLGVVLYLVVFRPLRRAAAVAKAVASIGVMIVIQGLLGLRLGTDPLTTPAVLPDATWHVFGQAVRGDRVWFALAITAVAALVTLLNRFTRFGLVTRAAAETERGALVTGLSPERIALANWALSAVVAGIAGILISPIVPIVPVAYTLFIVPTLAAGLAGGFTLLIPAVAAGLAIGMVQSETLNLQSTYDWLPQAGLPELVSLVLIVVVLVVRGRPLPSRGTLVLKTLGGAPRPRSILPSTLISVPIGAGILLLTTGSYRLAVITTFIFGVIALSLVVVSGYAGQISFAQLALAGVGAFALARLAGQWSVPFPIAPLLASGVAALVGVVVGLPALRIRGLPVAVVTLALAVTLQAFWFNNPDFNGGFNGAPISTPSLFGVKFSVGVMSNRLAFGFLCLVVLSLVAVGVAVLRRSRLGAAMAAVKANERSAAAAGIDVARTKIAAFAIAAYIAGLGGCLLAYLQQSAIPSTFDSITGLGLFATVFLAGITSVCGGVLAGAIASGGVLYVVLDRNLDLGNWYTVLAGALLVVNVILKPEGLAGDLHRLVAWLRSRRRAPVRPEETGEADLRPAAVPRLVAAPAADANQVVLSVRGLTVRYRGIVAVDDVSFDVEAGTIVGLIGPNGAGKTTLLDAVSGYVASAGTVTFEQLDLQGLRPHQRVRAGLGRTFQGIELYEDLTVEENVSVGEEAARHGGDHLQVGRGDLEALFDALHLAGVRQRPVRELSAGYRQLVSVARALAGRPRVVLLDEPASGLDSDETQWLGERLKAARDQGITIVMIDHDMSLVLGICDVVHVLDLGALIASGPPAEIRDDPRVAEAYLGAVPDQVVAS